The Candidatus Polarisedimenticolia bacterium DNA segment GTCGCCGCCCGGCGCGAGACGATGCGCCGCTGGTCGCCCGGGGCGCACGGAACGACCTTCGGAGGCAACCCGGTCTCCTGCGCGGCGGCGGTGGCTACCATCGACGCCATCCGGCGCGAGCGCCTGCTGGAGAACGCGCGTGCGCAGGGGGAGATCGCGCTCGGCGAGCTGAAGCGCATGGCCCGCGAGAACCCGCGCATCGGCGAGGTCCGGGGCATCGGGTTGATGATCGGCATCGAGCTGGTGAAGGACCCGAAGACCCAGGAGCCCGATCCCGATGCCGTGACGGAGGTGCTCGCCGCGTGCCGCGAGAACGGGCTGGTTCTGATCAATTGCGGCACCTACGGCAACGTGATCCGCTTCATCCCGCCCATGGTGGTCACCGAGACTCAGATGCGCCAGGCCCTCAAGGTCCTGGAAGGAGCGCTGGCGCAGGTGCTCGGCGGAGTGCGGGCGTAGTTCCCAGGATTCTTCCAACTCTTTCGAGGTGATGTCATGAGCGCGCGCAGGGTCCTGATCATGGGGGCCGCCGGCAGGGACTTCCACAATTTCAACGTCGCTTTCCGGGATCGGGACGACGTGGAGGTCGTGGGGTTCACCGCGACGCAGATTCCCAACATCGACAACCGCAGCTATCCCGCCTCCCTGGCGGGCCGGCTCTACCCCAAGGGGATTCCGATATTCCCGGAGTCGGAGCTGGCGACGAAAATCCGCGAATTGAAGGTGGACGAGGTGATCTTCGCCTACTCCGACGTGAGCCACGAGTACGTGATGCGGCGGGCGTCGTTGGCGCTCGCCTCGGGAGCCGATTTCCGCCTCATGGGGGCGGACGCGACCATGCTCAAGGCGAGCGTCCCCGTGGTCTCCATCTGCGCCGTGCGGACCGGCAGCGGCAAGAGCCAGACGACGCGCCGGGTCTGCCGCAAGCTCGCCGCCAAGGGGCGCAAGGTGGTGGCGGTCCGCCACCCGATGCCCTACGGTGATCTGGAGCGCCAGCGGGTGCAGCGCTTCGCGCGCCTGGAGGACCTGGACGCCGCGAACTGCACCATCGAGGAGCGCGAGGAGTACGAGCCGCACCTCAAGAGTGGCACGATCATCTACGCCGGCGTCGACTACGAGCAGATTCTCCGGCAGGCGGAGCGCGAGGCGGACGTCGTGGTGTGGGACGGCGGCAACAACGACCTGCCTTTCTACCGCGCCGATCTCGAGATCGTGGTCGCCGATCCGCTGCGGCCGGGGCACGAGCTCTCCTACCACCCGGGGACCACCAATCTCTACCGGGCGGGCTGCATCGTCATCAACAAGATCGACGCGGCCTCCGCCGAGAACGTGGCCAGGGTGCGCGAGAGCATCCGGCAAATCAACCCTCGCGCGACGGTGATCGAGGCCGCCTCCCCTCTGACGGTCGAGGATCCCGCGGCCATTGCCGGCAAGCGCGTGCTGGTGGTGGAGGACGGTCCGACGCTGACCCACGGCGAGATGAAATTCGGGGCCGGGGTGGCGGCGGCGCGCAAGTTCGGGGCGGCGAGCCTCGTCGATCCGAGGCCTTTCGCTGTGGGCAGCATCCGCAAGACTTTCGAGGACTACCCGGAGATCGGGGTGCTGCTTCCCGCGGTCGGCTATGGTGACGCCCAGATGGCCGACCTGCGGGCGACCATCGACGCGGCCGACTGCGATCTGGTGATCATCGCCACGCCCATCGACCTGCGCCGCGCCATCCGGATGAGCAAGCCTGCCCTGCGGGTCACCTATGAGCTGCAGGAGATCGGCAAGCCCGATCTGGACGACGTCCTGTCCAGGTTCTAGGTGCCCGCGCGTCGCCTGGCCGTAGTGGCGTTCGGCGGGAACGCCCTGATCCGCCGCGGGGAGGAAGGGACGCAGACCGAGCAGATCGAGAACTCCGATCGGCTCGCCACGCGTCTGGTGCCGCTGATCCAGGGCGGCTACTCCCTGGTATTGGTGCACGGCAACGGACCCCAGGTCGGCAACATCCTCATCCAGGTCGAAGAAGCGGTCACCAAGGTGCCGCCGATCTCCCTGGATGTGTGCGTCGCGCAATCGGAAGGAAGCATCGGCTACATGCTGGCGCGCTCCCTGATCAATGCGCTCGCCGCACGCCGTGTCCGGCGCGAGGTGATCTGCCTGGTGACGCCGGTCGTGGTCGAGCGAACCGATCCGGCCTTCCGCAAGCCCAGCAAGCCGATCGGCCCGTTCTACACGAGGTATCGGGCCGAGTACCTGATGAAGAGGATGGGCTGGCTGATGGTGGAGGACTCCGGCCGGGGCTATCGAAAAGTGGTGGCCTCCCCGCGTCCGCAAAAGATCCTCGGGCTTGGAGCAGTGAAGGAACTC contains these protein-coding regions:
- a CDS encoding cyclic 2,3-diphosphoglycerate synthase encodes the protein MSARRVLIMGAAGRDFHNFNVAFRDRDDVEVVGFTATQIPNIDNRSYPASLAGRLYPKGIPIFPESELATKIRELKVDEVIFAYSDVSHEYVMRRASLALASGADFRLMGADATMLKASVPVVSICAVRTGSGKSQTTRRVCRKLAAKGRKVVAVRHPMPYGDLERQRVQRFARLEDLDAANCTIEEREEYEPHLKSGTIIYAGVDYEQILRQAEREADVVVWDGGNNDLPFYRADLEIVVADPLRPGHELSYHPGTTNLYRAGCIVINKIDAASAENVARVRESIRQINPRATVIEAASPLTVEDPAAIAGKRVLVVEDGPTLTHGEMKFGAGVAAARKFGAASLVDPRPFAVGSIRKTFEDYPEIGVLLPAVGYGDAQMADLRATIDAADCDLVIIATPIDLRRAIRMSKPALRVTYELQEIGKPDLDDVLSRF
- a CDS encoding carbamate kinase, whose translation is MPARRLAVVAFGGNALIRRGEEGTQTEQIENSDRLATRLVPLIQGGYSLVLVHGNGPQVGNILIQVEEAVTKVPPISLDVCVAQSEGSIGYMLARSLINALAARRVRREVICLVTPVVVERTDPAFRKPSKPIGPFYTRYRAEYLMKRMGWLMVEDSGRGYRKVVASPRPQKILGLGAVKELVAQDRVVITGGGGGIPVFRTDEGRLKGIEAVIDKDHTAGLLAAELDAELFVLLTGVDQVYLNFGRPDQIRIERLTSSEARRHLEGGQFPPGSMGPKVETAATFVEKTAKEVLITSVERMKEALAGRAGTRVVPDSRRSVANNRRSRR